Genomic segment of Streptosporangium sp. NBC_01755:
TTCGCGGAGGCCGACTCGTGAGTGGAAAGACCCCGTGCGCAGTGGGCATCAACCTGGGCCACGACGGCGGCGCCGCCCTGGTCACGCCGAACACGATGATCGCCATTGGCGAGGAACGTCTCAATCGCACTCGCTACAGCCCTGGCTGGCAGGCGGCCATGCTCTACTGCCTGCGAGCCGCAGGAATGCGTCTGACCGACGTCGACCTGGTCGTGGTCAGCAACTTCGGCCGTTTCCAGGCGACCCCCGCCGAAACCGGTCTCGCTCACCTCGGCATCAGAGACGATCGCATCCGTATCCTCGACCACTATCTCTCCCACGCCTACACTGCCTATTGCCTGGGCCCCTACGACATCGCCACCGTGCTGGTCACCGACGGCGCGGGTAACAACACCGATACCGAGACCTTCTACCTGGCGAGCCACAGCGGCATCGAACGGCTCGGCGGCAACGACCCTGGCCGAGGTCGCCACGGTGGGATCGGCGCCACCTACGAAGCTTTCACTGAACACCTCGGCTGGCACGCTCAGGAAGCGGGCAAGACCATGGCGCTGGCCTCCTATGGCGACCCGTCCGCCTACCTCGCGCCGCTGTTCGATGTCCACGACACAAGGGTTTATGGGCGCCTGGAAGAGACCCACGCTCGCGGCGTCGCCGCTTTCGCCGCAGCGACCGGCTTCGACTTCGGTCCAGTCGGCAGTCGCGGCGACGATCCGCGCGGCGTAGACGCCGCCGCCTACCTACAGAGCCAGGTCGAACAGGTTCTGTGCAGTCTCGTTCAGGCGGTCATCTCGGTCACCGGCGTGAGCGATGTGTGTATGGCCGGCGGAGTCGCGCTCAACTGCGTCGCCAACGACAAGATCCGTCGTCTGCCCGGCGTGAGCGGCCTGTTCGTCCCGCCACCGGCCTCCGATCGCGGCCAGGCACTCGGTTGTGCCCTGTACGGCCTGCACCGGCTCACCGGCGAGCTACCCCGGCGTCCCATCGTCACGGATTCCTTCGGCCGCTCCTACACCGACGAGGAGATCGAGCTGGCCCTGAATCGCGACCCCCGCTCGGGCCTGGTCGAACGCCGATTTGCTCCATTCACCTGGCATCGGGAAAGCGACGTCGCCGCCTGCGCAGCGCAAATGCTCGCCAGCGGGCGTCTGATCGGCTGGTTTCAGGGAGGCAGCGAACTTGGCCCCCGCGCGCTGGGGAACCGCTCGATCCTGGCCGATCCGCGTAGTACAGCCAGCCGGGACGCGCTGAACGACCGGATCAAACACCGAGAGGTGTTCCGGCCGTTCGCGCCCGCCGTCCCCGAGGCCGAAGCCGCCCGCTGGTTCGATGTGAACGGTCCATCCCCATTCATGTTGCTCGCACCCGCAGTCCTCGACGCGGCTAGAAGCCGAATACCAGGAGTGGTGCATGTCGACGGAACCGCCCGTGTGCAGACCGTCGACCCGCTGGTCTCACCGCTTTTCGCCGCGCTCGTCGAGCACTTCGGAGCCCTCACCGGTGTGCCCGTCGTGCTGAACACGAGCTTCAACGACCACGAGCCGATCGTGGAGACCCCGGCGGATGCGCTCGCGACATTCCAGGCCGGCGAACTGGATGCGCTGTTCTTGGGCGACTATCTCGTGGAAAAGATCTGATCGAGGCAACTGACCTGGGAGGATGGCGATTGTGAGTACCCCGAAGATACGCGAGGCCGCCCGCGCCATTGTCCTGGACGAAACCAACCGCGTGCTGCTGCTTCGCTACGACGAGGGCGACGGGGTCTTCTGGGCCACTCCTGGCGGAGCACTCGATCCGGGTGAGGACCATCGGGCCGCCGCCCGCCGAGAACTCGCCGAAGAGCTCGGCGTGATCGACGTGGAACTCGGCCCGAAGGTCGCCACGCGCAGCAAGGAGCACCTGATCCAAGGAAAGGCCACCCAGCAGGTCGAGAGCTACTTTATCGTCCGGATTCCGGCCAACCATGTCGACCCCACACGGGCAACACAGACCGACGACATCCTCTCCTGGAAATGGTGGCCTCTGGCCGACCTGCACACCACCGACCAGGTTGTTTACCCGGCCGGGCTCATGGATCTGATCGACAGCTTCCTCGCCAACGGAGCGCCGGCCAACCCCATAGCGTTCACTGGTTGATGAGGAAACTGCTGATACGACTCAATACTGAGGGCATTTCAACGCCTGGGCGAGGTGCGGGCTGTCCTGCCAGATCCAGGCTTCCAGCTCCGGATCGATCACCACAACGGCGAAGTGCTCCCAGCTGCCCTTCATCCGCTCGGCGATGTCGTCGCGGATCGTGGCCGCCCCCGGGCTGCCCTACCATGCCGCGTCCAGCATCACGACGGCGTGGGCATATCTCCCCTCATAGGCACTGAGGATCTGATGGGCACGCAGATAGACACCCGGATCTCGCCCCTGGGTGTCGACGATGACGTCGAGGGCGGGATCGAACCGGTAACCGCCCGCGTACTCCACCGCGAAGTAGGCGTGATGGTCTTCCTCGCGTTCCACCACGCTGAGATTCATTCCTTGATCTGGGAAACGATGCTCAGGGAGCGAAGTTCCTCGTCGAGATGGCGGACGTGCTTGTTGCCCGCCCACGGCTGGAGCCGGGTACGAGCCTGCCGTACGGAGTCGGTGAGCTGACCGGAGCTGTGCGAGCCGGCGAGGTGCGCAGCACCGCGAATCTTGTCGACGGCGGCGGGGATCTCACGCTTCCGGGTAAGTGCCTCGGCGTAGTACAGCAGGGCCTCACCGTGAGCGATCTTGCGAGTCATGGGAATCGCCAACGCCTGTTCCGCTGAGTCGATCGCATCGGTGAGGCGTCCCCAGGCGAGCATGCAATAGGCGGTGTTCCGTTGCACCCCGATGGGTGTCCACCAGTAGAGATAGGAAGGATCGGCCTCGCTTCTCGGCTGGCTGACCAGTTGACGGGATCGGGCGAGGGCATGCTCGCTCTCCCGGACGCTTCCGGAGCGGGCCAGCGCGCGAGCCATGTCTATCGCGTGCAGCGATCGGAGAAGGGCGCTCGGACTCCGCCGCGCCCAGCCCTCAGCGGCGTAGATATGGTCGAGGGCCCGACCTGTCTGTCCTTGGCGGAGGAATATGTTGCTCAGGCAGGTGTGCAGGTAGGTGATCAGAGTGGGATCGGCGATCTGATGCGCGGCGCCCAGCGCTTCCCGGTAGCGGCGCTGCGCTCCCGCATAGTCCATCAGGTCGTATTGGAGATATCCGGCGAGTTGGCTGAGCTGGGCGTAGGCGTAGGTGAGTCGGTCGCGTAGCGCGGGGAGCAGGGTTTCACCGCGCAGCAGACCGGCGACCAACTCCCGCTGGGCATCGACCACGGGAAGCACGGTCTCGGGGCCGAAGTCGTCGTCCAGGCGGCGGCACCGGGCGGTCAGCTTCTCGATCACCTCGACGGTCCCGGCGTCCACCCGGCCGGAGGTCCGCACTGCCGTCGCCAGCCGGTCCTTCTCCGGCGGGGAGAGGTGACGCAGCAGCACGAGGGCGGGGGCGCCGCCCATCGCCAGGGCGAGCTCGAACAGCAGATCCCGTCGCTTCACATCGGCCTCCTCGGCTCTAAGGGCACGAAGCAGGGCGGCGCAGCCCGCAGGCGTCAGAGCAGCGGGAACCGTACCGCTCGCACGCACCGCTTCTAGCTCCATGCTGGCACGGGTGGCCACCGTGCCCGGGGCGTGGCGAGACCCCTGGGAATCGAGGTGACGATGATCCGTACGGTCGATGAGATCGCGGTCGTTCGGGCTGTAGGAGGCGTACATCTCATCGGTGACCAGACGCCGGGCGGTGGTGTGGTAGATCTGCGCGAAGATCGTCAGCGCCCTGGCGTTGGGACGCCGCTCCGAGTCCGGCCACCCCTCGAAGACATAGAGCCTGGGCACGCGCATCGCCGCCGTGCCGGCCGGGTCCAGGTCGTTGTAGGCGGCCACGGCCTGCGCACCGGTGAGTCCGTGCGCGTACCGGTGCAGCTTCAGCGGGCTGACATCGTGGTAGAGCGTGAAGATGTCCGCGATCTGATCGAAGCTGAAGCCCTTGGCCCGCAGCAGCTCGCTGTGCTTCCGGCAGTCGATCATGATGTGGTAACCGTCTCTGGACATCGCCATCAACTCCCGGCGTACGATGCAGACCAAGCGTCAGTCACGGATAGTACATGAATGACCACGGAAAGACAGAGGGGCGGGAATCCGAATAACGGGGACTACGGGAACGGAAATCACTTACCCCTGGCCGTCCGAGCAGTTCCCCCGTCAATGATCGGGATCCCCCGAGCCGAAAAACCGGGGATCTTCCTCACGGGCACCTCGCGCCAGAGTTCAGCCTTATGCGCCAACCTTTCAACCACGGCCACGAGCGACTCCGCCCGCCCACCGACTCGAACCTCCTCCCCAGCTCCTCAACCGAAAGAAGACCGACCCCCTTCTCCCTCTCTGAGGTCGGGCCGACCCCCACCTCCGCTCGGCCACGTCCTACCGGTCACCTGGTCTGGTCCCGCTCCTTCTCCGGTACGCCGGACCAGGTGGCCCAGGCCCGCAGGCTCGTCCGTTTCCTGCTCGCCGACACCCCCTGCGCCGACGATGCCGAACTGATCGTGTCCGAGCTGGCCGGCAACGCGCTGCGCCACAGCCGCAGCGGCGACGCGGACGGCTCCTTCACCGTCGAGGTCGTACTGGGCCGCGCGTCACCACTCCGGCACGGGGGCGAAGCCATCGGCATCCTGATCACCGTGCACGACCAGGGCGGGAACGGTGTCCCCTGGTTCCGCAGGGAGCAACCGCCGGACCCGAACGAGGAGAACGGCCGCGGCCTGGCGACCGTCGCGGCCCTCGCCACCCGCACCGGCTACCAGGGCGGTCCCACCATCGGTCACCGAGTCTGGGCCTACCTCTCGGCACGAGAGGACACCGCGACGCCTCCGTGAGAGGACTCCATTGTCCAGTCGCCACCGGTCAACGTCCAGTGTCGGTGCTCGGCACCGGACGTGCGGGGCGCGAAGCCCGAATCTCGACGGCCCCGCCTACGAGATTGCCCCCCGCAGGTGGCCCACCTCGTTGAAGATCTCGGGCCTGGAGCCGCGCCACACCGAAACCGAGGCGTTGCCGACCGGGCCGAACGCCTCGACGGAGCCGATCGGGACGTCCTCGATCACGTGCTTGAACATCAACACCACCGAGTCGTGCGCGACGATCAGCACCCGCCGCCCGGCGTGCCCCGCGCGCAGTTCCTCGACCACCTCGCGCACCCGGTCGGCGACGTCGGGGTAGCTCTCGCCCCCGGGCGGCCGGAATCCGGCGTAAAGACGCGCCGTCAGGTTCTCCTCCTGCCCGGGAAACCTCTCCCGGAGCGCGATCAGGTTCATCCCCGACCAGCGTCCCATGTCGTGGTCCCTGAGCCTCGGCTCCAGCCGGACCTCGGGATCCACGCCCAGTTCGGCGGCGACCAGTTCCCAGGTCTGCACGGCCCTGCGATATGGCGAGCAGAGGACGAGGTCGGGCGGGTCCCCACCGGCCAGACGCCCCCCAGCCCGGCGGCCTGCTCCCTGCCCAGCGGGGTCAGCGAGACGTCCCGGTCCCGGCCTTCCAGGACGATCGCCCTCCCGGCGCGGAGAGCCTCCTCGAAGGCCACGTTGGACTCGCTCTGACCGTGCCGCACCGCAGTGATCATTAAGGTCATGCCTACAGGAAAACGTCTTCTCTCCCCCTGGGCAAGACCGGCGGATCTCGCGAACCGGCCGCCCGGCCCGCAGTCCTCGGCGACCGCCCGATATAGCCGGAACATTCGAGAACCCACCACGTCCCCGGGCGAAGGTCGGGTCGGAGATGACAGGGCCGGAGCATCCGAAGAACCTGGCGATGCCCGGCGACGGACGGGCGGACATGAAGCGAGCCGGGGCCCGCACCCTCGAAGGGTGCGGGCCCCGGCCCGTGCATTGCCGTGCTACGTCAGACCGGAACGATGTTCTCGGCCTGCGGGCCCTTCTGGCCCTGCGTGACGTCGAAGGAGACCTTCTGGCCTTCCTGCAGCTCACGGTAGCCCTGGGCAGCGATGTTGGAGTAGTGAGCGAAGACGTCGGCGCCGCCGCCGTCCTGCTCGATGAAGCCGAAGCCCTTTTCTGCGTTGAACCACTTCACGGTTCCCGTAGCCATAACTTTCTCCTTCGATAGGGGGCAGAGCCGGAATCCGCACTGTGCGAACCCCGCGTCGCCGCGATGAGCCCATCCGGAGATGACCGGGAAAACAAAATGCACCTGAAGGTCATCCGTCAGGTGCACACAAGGTTTCATGGGTACCACAACCGCAACTGCTTTCAGGCTACCACCTTCGCGGCCTCACACACGAACCCGGCCGGGCCGCCGCCTGTTCGCCGCCCGGCCCCCTCCGGCGTGCTGCCGCCTTCCCCGCCCGGGCGCGGGAGCGGGCCCATGCGGCGAGGCCGTCGCGGTCGCCAGTCGCGCCGTCTCCCGCACCCTCCACCGCCGAAACTGACGGTGGAGGGTGCGGGTAACAGATCATGCCAGCCATATCAATCACTTAAGGTGATTTTTCACTACATGAGGTCCAGCTCCGCGTACGGCAGGCCGCCCGACAGGGTGGGGAAGCCCGGACCTCGATCGAAGAAGGGCCCGTCGGCCGGGATGAGGGCACGGAGCTTCGCCCGACGGGTCTCGGTGGCCTCGGCGTCCACCCGGAGGTCATCGCGGGGGCCGGACAGGATGACCCCGTAGTCGTCGTGGGCCCCCTCGATCGAGACCTTGCCGTCTCGGACGTCGGCGGCCACCAGGGCGGGGTCGCGGTCCAGGGGGGAGCCCCAGCCGCCGCCACCCGTGGTGCGCACCCGGATGATCTCCCCCGCGCGGACCGGCGAGTCGTCCACCAGGCCCTCCATCTCCCTGCCCTCGATCTCCACGACGAAGGGCCGGCCGGCCCGGCCGCCGTTCACGCCCCAGCAGGACAGGATCGAGCGGTCCGCGATGGACATGAACGAGGCGTCGCGGAGCATCCGCAGATGCTTGTCGTAGCCGAGGCCGCCCCGGTAGAGGCCGGGGCCGCCGGAGTCGCGGGCCAGGCCGAGCCGCTCGACCCGGAACGGCCAGCGGGACTCGGCGAACTCCACCGGGATGTTGCGCGAGTCCGGCACCACGTGGATCGTGTCCTCCCCGTCCGCGTACCACCGGCCGCCCGAGCCGCCGCCGAGGACCTCCCGCATCAGATACGGGGTGCCGTCCAGGCCGTCGCCGTAGACGCCGGTGTAGCGGATGGTCTCCTGGTCGGCGGGCATCCGGCCGCCGGTCGCCTTGGCCAGCACCCCGGCCAGCACGCCCAGCAGGCGCAGGATCACGAACGTACGGGCGTTGGTGGGGGCCGGGAAGATGGGGGTGAGCAGGGTGCCCTTCTCGGGGAACCGCATCTCGATGAGGGGGACGACGCCCTCGTTGACGTCCAGTTCGGCCATCCGCTCGGGGGTGTCGGCCAGGTTGCGCAGGATCGGCGCCAGCCACTTCTTCAGGAACACCCCGTCGGCGTAGTCGCCCGCGTGGTTGATCGGCCCCTTGGCCTGCGGTGAGGTACCGGTGAAGTCGATGACCAGCGGCACCTGGGCTGAATGGTCGACGGTGAGGGTCATCCGCTGGGTGTGCAGGCGGGGGGAGTCCACGCCGTCGTGCTCGGCGTAGTCCTCCCACACATGCGTGCCCTCGGGGATCTTGGCCAGCAGTTCCCTGCGGAACGTCTCGGTGGTGTTGGAGATGATCGCGTCGAAGCACGCCTCGACCGCCTCGCGCCCGTACCGGTCGAACAGCTCTCCCAGCCGTCGCGCGCCCATCAGGCAGGCCGAGCACTCGGCGTCCAGGTCTCCGGCCAGCGAGTCGGGCATCCGCGAGTTCCGGGTCATGATGGTGAGCGCCGCCCGGTTGGGCACGCCCTCGTCCCACAGCTTGATCGGCGGGACCATCAGCCCCTCCTCGAACACGCTGCGCGCGTTGCTCGGCATGGAGCCGGGCACGCCCCCGCCGATGTCGTCGTGGTGGCCGAACGCCTGCACGAAGGCGACGACCTCCCCGCCGTGGAAGACCGGGACCGTCACGCACAGGTCGGGCAGGTGCCCGATGCCCCCCTCGGACAGGTAGACGTCGTTGTGGAAGAACACGTCGCCGGGCTTCATCTCGGTGACCGGGAAGTCCCTGACGATCGGCTGGACCAGCGCCGAATAGGACCTGCCGGTCAGCTT
This window contains:
- a CDS encoding histidine phosphatase family protein, which gives rise to MSARPSPGIARFFGCSGPVISDPTFARGRGGFSNVPAISGGRRGLRAGRPVREIRRSCPGGEKTFSCRHDLNDHCGAARSERVQRGLRGGSPRREGDRPGRPGPGRLADPAGQGAGRRAGGRLAGGDPPDLVLCSPYRRAVQTWELVAAELGVDPEVRLEPRLRDHDMGRWSGMNLIALRERFPGQEENLTARLYAGFRPPGGESYPDVADRVREVVEELRAGHAGRRVLIVAHDSVVLMFKHVIEDVPIGSVEAFGPVGNASVSVWRGSRPEIFNEVGHLRGAIS
- a CDS encoding NUDIX hydrolase; translated protein: MSTPKIREAARAIVLDETNRVLLLRYDEGDGVFWATPGGALDPGEDHRAAARRELAEELGVIDVELGPKVATRSKEHLIQGKATQQVESYFIVRIPANHVDPTRATQTDDILSWKWWPLADLHTTDQVVYPAGLMDLIDSFLANGAPANPIAFTG
- a CDS encoding ATP-binding protein, which gives rise to MRQPFNHGHERLRPPTDSNLLPSSSTERRPTPFSLSEVGPTPTSARPRPTGHLVWSRSFSGTPDQVAQARRLVRFLLADTPCADDAELIVSELAGNALRHSRSGDADGSFTVEVVLGRASPLRHGGEAIGILITVHDQGGNGVPWFRREQPPDPNEENGRGLATVAALATRTGYQGGPTIGHRVWAYLSAREDTATPP
- a CDS encoding cold-shock protein, whose product is MATGTVKWFNAEKGFGFIEQDGGGADVFAHYSNIAAQGYRELQEGQKVSFDVTQGQKGPQAENIVPV
- a CDS encoding carbamoyltransferase C-terminal domain-containing protein yields the protein MGINLGHDGGAALVTPNTMIAIGEERLNRTRYSPGWQAAMLYCLRAAGMRLTDVDLVVVSNFGRFQATPAETGLAHLGIRDDRIRILDHYLSHAYTAYCLGPYDIATVLVTDGAGNNTDTETFYLASHSGIERLGGNDPGRGRHGGIGATYEAFTEHLGWHAQEAGKTMALASYGDPSAYLAPLFDVHDTRVYGRLEETHARGVAAFAAATGFDFGPVGSRGDDPRGVDAAAYLQSQVEQVLCSLVQAVISVTGVSDVCMAGGVALNCVANDKIRRLPGVSGLFVPPPASDRGQALGCALYGLHRLTGELPRRPIVTDSFGRSYTDEEIELALNRDPRSGLVERRFAPFTWHRESDVAACAAQMLASGRLIGWFQGGSELGPRALGNRSILADPRSTASRDALNDRIKHREVFRPFAPAVPEAEAARWFDVNGPSPFMLLAPAVLDAARSRIPGVVHVDGTARVQTVDPLVSPLFAALVEHFGALTGVPVVLNTSFNDHEPIVETPADALATFQAGELDALFLGDYLVEKI
- a CDS encoding hydantoinase B/oxoprolinase family protein yields the protein MERTRTADPVLVEIVEGTLASVEMEVETAIARTARSPMIRDAHDFRAGIHDVRLRKLTGRSYSALVQPIVRDFPVTEMKPGDVFFHNDVYLSEGGIGHLPDLCVTVPVFHGGEVVAFVQAFGHHDDIGGGVPGSMPSNARSVFEEGLMVPPIKLWDEGVPNRAALTIMTRNSRMPDSLAGDLDAECSACLMGARRLGELFDRYGREAVEACFDAIISNTTETFRRELLAKIPEGTHVWEDYAEHDGVDSPRLHTQRMTLTVDHSAQVPLVIDFTGTSPQAKGPINHAGDYADGVFLKKWLAPILRNLADTPERMAELDVNEGVVPLIEMRFPEKGTLLTPIFPAPTNARTFVILRLLGVLAGVLAKATGGRMPADQETIRYTGVYGDGLDGTPYLMREVLGGGSGGRWYADGEDTIHVVPDSRNIPVEFAESRWPFRVERLGLARDSGGPGLYRGGLGYDKHLRMLRDASFMSIADRSILSCWGVNGGRAGRPFVVEIEGREMEGLVDDSPVRAGEIIRVRTTGGGGWGSPLDRDPALVAADVRDGKVSIEGAHDDYGVILSGPRDDLRVDAEATETRRAKLRALIPADGPFFDRGPGFPTLSGGLPYAELDLM